A genomic region of Glycine max cultivar Williams 82 chromosome 15, Glycine_max_v4.0, whole genome shotgun sequence contains the following coding sequences:
- the LOC100783399 gene encoding polygalacturonase inhibitor 1-like protein precursor has translation MLLMLGLCFLLFSAFPLAFSERCHPQDKKALLQLQKDLGNPYHIISWNAKEDCCEWFCCVKCDEKTNRVISVALSSPFPDTNLSAQIPPSVGDLPYLESLVFHKFPKLVGPIQPAIAKLTKLKYLDLSNNNLSGPIPDFFAQLKNLDDIDISFNNLSGPIPSSLGKLPKLAYLDLSRNKLTGSIPASFGSFQKPGPAIMLSKNQLSGRLPASLANLDSDRIDLSRNKLEGDASMLFGSNKRTWSLDLSRNNFAFDLSRVEIPHKTLARLDLNHNKIYGSLPVGLTKVEHFQLFDVSYNQLCGLIPKGGELQKIDKSLYSHNKCLCGSPLSPCNHKQMTV, from the coding sequence ATGTTGTTGATGTTGGGACTATGCTTCCTATTGTTCTCTGCATTTCCACTTGCGTTCTCTGAGAGATGCCACCCACAAGACAAGAAAGCGTTGCTCCAACTCCAGAAGGACCTCGGCAACCCTTATCACATCATATCCTGGAACGCAAAGGAGGATTGCTGCGAGTGGTTCTGCTGCGTTAAGTGTGACGAGAAAACAAACCGCGTCATTAGCGTTGCCTTATCATCCCCTTTTCCAGACACCAATCTCTCGGCCCAAATACCTCCCTCTGTGGGTGACCTCCCTTACCTCGAGTCCCTCGTCTTCCACAAATTCCCCAAACTCGTGGGCCCAATCCAGCCCGCAATCGCCAAACTCACCAAACTCAAGTACCTTGATCTCTCCAACAACAATCTCTCTGGCCCAATACCCGATTTTTTCGCGCAACTCAAGAACCTCGACGATATCGACATTTCCTTTAACAACCTCTCCGGCCCCATACCAAGCTCGCTTGGTAAACTGCCTAAACTCGCGTATCTAGATTTGAGCCGCAACAAGCTCACGGGCTCAATTCCGGCCTCATTtggatccttccaaaagcccgGGCCGGCTATTATGCTCTCTAAAAACCAGCTTTCAGGGCGCCTTCCTGCTTCTTTGGCCAACTTAGACTCGGACAGGATAGACTTGTCAAGGAACAAGCTCGAAGGCGATGCCTCCATGCTTTTCGGGAGCAATAAAAGGACGTGGTCTCTTGACCTTTCAAGGAACAATTTCGCGTTTGATCTATCTCGCGTGGAGATTCCCCACAAGACCCTGGCAAGGTTGGATCTCAACCACAATAAGATTTATGGGAGCCTTCCTGTGGGGTTGACCAAAGTCGAACATTTTCAGCTATTCGACGTCAGCTATAATCAGTTATGCGGTCTCATACCGAAGGGTGGAGAATTGCAAAAGATCGATAAGTCTTTGTACTCTCACAACAAGTGTTTGTGTGGCTCTCCACTGTCACCTTGCAACCATAAGCAGATGACTGTCTAA